In Myxococcus stipitatus, the genomic window GCCATCCCGCGGACTTCAACGCCCGCGTGCGCGACTTCCTGCTGGACCCGGCCACCGGGCCACTCGCGTGACGGAGCCCTCCGATTCGCGGGCCGCTCCAGGGCGTTGCGCCCGTCCCGACCTCCGAGGCGGAACGTCATCGACGAGGAGGCGGTGGCCCGACACGCGGCGACGACGCGGGTCACGCCTCCAACAGCACGGTGAGCCGTGTGACGGAGCGGCGCAGCCCTTGTTGTCGGAGCAGCGCCAGGACTTCGTGAACCGAGCGCGGGGGACTCCGCAGCGCGGCCGCCTGTTCTCGCAGCACGCGCGCGACAGCCGCGCCATCCAGGTCGATGACATCCAGCACGAAGTCATCCGGATGCCGGGCCTCGACGTCATACGCGGACAGGACTCGCGCGGGAAAGTCCTTGAGATTGAAGGTCACGATGAGCTGCGCCGAACAGCGGATGGCCGCGGCGAGCACGTGCCGGTCATCCGGGTCGGGCAATCCCCGGATGCCCTCGATGAGGGGTTCGGAGCCGCGCACCAGGCCATCCGGAATGGCCTGCTCGAGCAGACTCCGACTCCGCGCGAGCTGCTCCGGTCGCAGGTCCGGACGATGGTGGAGGATGTTCCGGAAACACTCGTCGAGGATCCGCTCCGTCCATCGAGCCCGGAACAGACCCACCATGCCCAGACGGACGAGCAGGTCCCTGAGCGGCGCGGGGAAGAGGACACAGGCATCGTAGACCACGATGAAGGCCATGCGAGGCGAGCCTACGCACGACCTCTGACATCTCCCCTCCTCGACCCTACCCGACCCTGCCGGCTCGTTGCGTTTGCTTCGGATATTGCGGATATTGCGAAGGAGGCATCCGAACCGGAGGTGACGACCATGGGGCCCGGGCTGGAGTTGAAAGACATCACCGCGCCGGGAGAACGAAGCGCCCGGGAGGCCGCGGAGGCCGTGCGGCGGCTGGCGCCTCTGCTGCGACGCTCGCGGAAGAAGAAGGCCGCCAGCCTGCGGCTTCATGCGGAGGAGTCCTCCCGTTCCGTCTCCATCGACCTCCCCCTGGAGGCCGTCGAGCTGTTCGCGCGCGTCCTCGAACAGATGGCGAGGGGGCGTGCGGTGACCATCGTCCCCATCCACGCGGAGCTGACGACGCAGGAGGCGGCCAACCTGCTGAACGTCTCGCGTCCCCACCTCATCCGCCTCCTCGACGAGGGCCACATGCCCTTCCATCGCGTGGGCACGCATCGGCGCGTCCGCGTCGCGGACCTGCTGGCCTACAAGCGCCGGGACGAGGCCCGACGCAGGAAGGTCGCGGACGCCCTCACCGACGAGGCGCAGAAGCTCCGCCTGGGCTACTGACGCGCCCCCCCCGCGAACGTGAACGACCGGACACCTTCCTCGTCCGCGCGTCGCGACCGCGTCAATGATTGACGGGCACCGCGTCCTTCCCCGGGAATCCCTCACATCCCGTCCGTCACCCGGTCCGCGTCTTTCCGAGCCTCATGGCCCGGCGGGGGGCAAGCGCATGTCCTCAGGTTCTTCTCGGGCCAGGGCCCTCGTCGCCCTGTCCCTCCTCGTCCTCGCGCCCCGGTGCGCCAGCACACCCTCGGGCGTCGGTGGCTCGGGCCGGGCACCGGACGGGCTCCCGGGTGACGCCGCCCTGCTCGACGAGTCCCGCCGACAGGAGGCCGCCGACCTCGCCTCACGCGTCGCCACGCTCGCCAGCGACGTCCACGACATGGGCGCGCGCCTCGACTTCACCCTCTGGTCCGAGCAGGGCACCCTCACCCTCGTCGGCTACCAGTCCTCCGAGCGCGGCGGACGCGCGGGCCGCGATACCGACACCGCCGCGCTCCGTCGCGCCGTGGCCCAGGCGCTCCTGACCGCCACCCACGCCCGCTCCGGCGAGGTCGCCCTCACCCTGCGCCGACGCCCCACGACCTGGGCCGTGGAACCCACCCCCGCCTTCCATGCCTCGCGCCCACCCGGCGTCCGCACCACCCCGGGCCACGCCCGCCTCGACCCCGACTCCACCTCGACCCTCGTCGACGCCCTCCACCACCTGCTGGAGCCCGTGCGCGTCCCCGAGGGAGGCACCGTCTGGGCCGACCTCTCCCTCCACCTGGAGGACGACCATGTCACCGGGTGGCGCCTGGAAGGCTGGCGCGTGCTGCCCTCGAGCCCGGACGGCAAGCCCCGCCCCGTCTCGCGCGAGGTCGCCCTCGAGGCCGCCCACGTCGTCGAGCTCTACGCGCCGGCCCGAGGCACTCGCGCGCTCCACCTGGGCCTGCGCCTGTCCCACCGGCGCGGCGCCTCCGCCGCCTCGGGCTGGGTCGAGGAATCCCGTGTCGACTTCCCGACACTCCCCCTGGCCCGACAGCGCCTCGGCCTCCTCCCGACCCTCTGAAACACGAATGCCCCGGCGCGGTGGGAGTCCTCCCAACGCGGCCGGGGCCTCGCTCCTCCCGCGCGGACGCGGGGGACGGACGACTAGAAGTAGCCGCCCACCGTGGTGCCCACGCTGATGGTCACGTCCACGTCGTCACCCAGGCCCACGGACAGGCGGGGACCGGCGCCCACGAAGAAGTGCGACGTCAGGTGGTACAGGAACGGGGCGTAGCCCTCGAGGATGACCGTGGCCGCGCGGTTCGTGCCGTCCTGGGTCGCCAGGATGTTGTCACCGACGAAGAGCGTGACGATGCCCTTGGGCCACACCGACACCTTCTCGGAGAGGGCGATGTTGTAGCCCACGCGCGCGTTGATGCCGAAGGCGGCCTGCGTGTCCCCGTCGAAGAACGCGGCGGCGATGTTGACGCCGCTACCGATGGAGAGGTTCTCCTTGAGGAAGTAGTCCACGCTCGGGTTCAGGCTGATGAAGCCGTAACCCGAGCCCTCGGTCGTGTAGCCCAGGTTGCCCGAGGCGTCCGAGCTGATGACGAACTGACCGGCGTTACCGAAGGGGCCGGAGCCGCCCCCCGTCGCCTGCGCGCTCGCGCTCGCCGACACCATCACCCCAGCCACCACGGCCATCGCCTTCCACTTGTTTGCCTGCATGAAGCGTCCCTCCGTTGCACGGGCCCGCGGTTGGTCCGGGGCGCTCGACGGGCCCCTTCTAATCAATGCGCGGAGCCACGCACCCCTTTTTTCATCGTCTCCGTGCCTGATACCGCGTCACCACAACGCCGGGACCCACAATTTTCCAGGGAGCGCGAA contains:
- a CDS encoding PIN domain-containing protein yields the protein MAFIVVYDACVLFPAPLRDLLVRLGMVGLFRARWTERILDECFRNILHHRPDLRPEQLARSRSLLEQAIPDGLVRGSEPLIEGIRGLPDPDDRHVLAAAIRCSAQLIVTFNLKDFPARVLSAYDVEARHPDDFVLDVIDLDGAAVARVLREQAAALRSPPRSVHEVLALLRQQGLRRSVTRLTVLLEA
- a CDS encoding helix-turn-helix domain-containing protein translates to MGPGLELKDITAPGERSAREAAEAVRRLAPLLRRSRKKKAASLRLHAEESSRSVSIDLPLEAVELFARVLEQMARGRAVTIVPIHAELTTQEAANLLNVSRPHLIRLLDEGHMPFHRVGTHRRVRVADLLAYKRRDEARRRKVADALTDEAQKLRLGY